In a genomic window of Cystobacter fuscus DSM 2262:
- a CDS encoding sensor histidine kinase gives MASPSHPDLRDAERQFTRSVLAGLCLLGLVAVVGPLLSYRGDVHEMHDQFRSRLEREGRVYAEALGLHIQLLESELSRVALGVGPELLEGRAIEDMQDLTAPDLGLFRQGILLLDTTGNVRWSEPLVRTPSDVVRARAWFQHVLQQQAPVVDALDPGSSTFVVAVPVRGEHRVLGMLVGLIDARMELPGSRPMSKHLKLVVLNRGGDILLPSPPPSWATLPGFAAKVEQLLAREGQEVDSADGEELFAWATVVPGTRLRLVMAADETATVATIRQRLLAQLLVLAGLQVGTLLLFSLHWRRVYRLFLEMERRAAEKETMAALGSASGLIAHEVKNSLNGLKVATGLLSPGEEQALAVRALRGQIDRLAHLATSLLHFGKPPRVQRIPVDLPHLVREVLEGLRVLPEAEEVRLTAHLPEALELQGDPLLLATALDNLVRNAMEAAVAAKDLGRVATPEVSVRVRQEEGHAVVDVEDNAGGPPEGFEARLFEPFVTSKPKGVGLGLSMTRRAVEQQGGRVGFTRLPGGSRFTVTLPPPDSTASSDSQEPPHERPPALHR, from the coding sequence ATGGCGAGCCCCTCCCATCCCGACCTGAGAGACGCCGAGCGGCAGTTCACCCGCTCGGTGCTCGCGGGGCTGTGCCTGCTGGGCCTCGTCGCCGTGGTGGGGCCGCTGCTGTCCTACCGCGGGGACGTGCACGAGATGCACGACCAGTTCCGCTCGCGGCTGGAGCGCGAGGGCCGGGTATACGCCGAGGCGCTCGGCCTGCACATCCAGCTGCTCGAGTCGGAGCTGTCCCGCGTGGCCCTGGGCGTGGGGCCCGAGCTGCTGGAGGGACGGGCCATCGAGGACATGCAGGACCTCACCGCGCCCGACCTCGGCCTGTTCCGCCAGGGCATCCTCCTGCTCGACACCACGGGCAACGTGCGTTGGAGCGAGCCGCTCGTGCGCACCCCGAGCGACGTGGTGCGCGCACGCGCGTGGTTCCAGCACGTCCTCCAGCAACAAGCGCCCGTCGTGGACGCGCTCGATCCGGGCTCCTCCACCTTCGTCGTCGCCGTGCCGGTGAGGGGCGAGCACCGTGTCCTGGGGATGCTCGTCGGGTTGATCGACGCCCGCATGGAGCTGCCCGGCTCGCGGCCCATGAGCAAGCACCTGAAGCTGGTGGTGCTCAACCGCGGCGGCGACATCCTCCTGCCCTCGCCACCGCCCTCGTGGGCCACCCTGCCCGGCTTCGCCGCGAAGGTGGAGCAACTGCTGGCCCGGGAAGGCCAGGAGGTGGACAGCGCGGACGGGGAAGAGCTGTTCGCCTGGGCCACGGTGGTGCCGGGCACGCGGCTGCGGCTGGTGATGGCCGCGGACGAGACGGCCACCGTGGCCACCATTCGTCAACGGCTGCTCGCGCAACTGCTCGTGCTCGCGGGGCTCCAGGTGGGCACCCTGCTGCTCTTCAGCCTGCACTGGCGGCGCGTCTACCGCCTCTTCCTGGAGATGGAGCGGCGCGCGGCGGAGAAGGAGACGATGGCGGCGCTCGGCTCGGCCTCGGGCCTCATCGCCCACGAGGTGAAGAACTCGCTCAACGGCCTCAAGGTGGCCACCGGCCTGCTCTCGCCCGGAGAGGAGCAGGCCCTCGCGGTGCGCGCCCTGCGTGGGCAGATTGATCGACTCGCGCACCTGGCCACCTCGCTGCTGCACTTCGGCAAACCCCCGCGCGTGCAGCGCATCCCCGTGGACCTGCCGCACCTGGTGCGCGAGGTGCTCGAGGGACTGCGCGTGCTGCCCGAGGCCGAGGAGGTGCGCCTCACCGCCCACCTGCCCGAGGCGCTCGAGCTCCAGGGAGACCCCCTCTTGCTGGCCACCGCGCTGGACAACCTGGTGCGCAACGCCATGGAGGCGGCCGTGGCCGCCAAGGACCTCGGACGGGTGGCCACGCCCGAGGTGAGCGTGCGCGTGCGCCAGGAGGAGGGCCACGCCGTGGTGGACGTGGAGGACAACGCGGGCGGCCCACCGGAAGGCTTCGAGGCGCGGCTCTTCGAGCCCTTCGTCACCTCCAAGCCCAAGGGCGTGGGGCTCGGGCTGTCCATGACCCGACGCGCGGTGGAGCAGCAGGGAGGCCGCGTCGGCTTCACGCGCCTTCCCGGCGGCAGCCGCTTCACCGTGACGCTGCCCCCACCCGACTCCACCGCCTCGTCCGATTCCCAGGAGCCGCCCCATGAGCGTCCCCCTGCTCTTCATCGATGA
- a CDS encoding sigma-54-dependent transcriptional regulator, whose translation MSVPLLFIDDDRAFSSLGAAALQREGYAVTLARSLHEARAALARLTPALVVLDRRLPDGDGLTFLPELKAQAPGAAVVMVTAHGDIASAVDAVRAGAADYVAKPVELADLVLRARRALDTGRLKDRLAAAEAELSGRRRLVPPASAAMQRVFAALERIATSPRGAVMLLGETGTGKEMLARHLHALSSRGDDAPFVHVNCAALPEQTVESELFGHEKGAFTDARTARRGLVEVAHGGTLFLDEVGELPLGLQAKLLTFLDSGRFRRLGGTTEHSSSARIVAATHRDLPGLMARGEFREDLWFRLGVFRIDIPPLRERPEDILPLAEGILAELRRELGRRDVSLGPHARTRLTAYAFPGNVRELRNVLERALVMEPGPELELDVLAGTRPVPAGAPAASPPEPNAFVLSGPPRALEEVERAYTRWVLEQMGGRRMEAAKVLGLSYPTFLKRLGEGT comes from the coding sequence ATGAGCGTCCCCCTGCTCTTCATCGATGATGACCGGGCCTTCTCGTCGCTGGGCGCGGCGGCGCTGCAGCGCGAGGGCTACGCCGTCACCCTGGCGCGCTCGCTGCACGAGGCCCGCGCCGCGCTCGCGCGCCTCACGCCCGCGCTGGTGGTGCTCGACCGGAGGCTGCCGGATGGAGACGGACTCACCTTCCTGCCCGAGCTCAAGGCCCAGGCGCCCGGCGCGGCCGTGGTGATGGTGACGGCGCACGGCGACATCGCCAGCGCGGTGGACGCGGTGCGCGCGGGCGCGGCGGACTACGTGGCCAAGCCGGTGGAGCTGGCGGACCTGGTGCTGCGCGCGCGCCGGGCCCTGGACACGGGCCGGTTGAAGGACCGGCTGGCCGCGGCCGAGGCCGAGCTGTCCGGGCGGCGCCGGCTCGTGCCCCCCGCGTCGGCGGCCATGCAGCGGGTGTTCGCGGCGCTCGAGCGCATCGCCACCTCGCCCCGCGGCGCGGTGATGCTGTTGGGGGAGACGGGCACGGGCAAGGAGATGCTCGCGCGCCACCTGCACGCCTTGTCCTCCCGGGGCGACGACGCGCCCTTCGTCCACGTCAACTGCGCGGCCCTGCCCGAGCAGACGGTGGAGAGCGAGCTGTTCGGCCACGAGAAGGGCGCCTTCACCGACGCGCGCACCGCGCGCCGGGGGCTGGTGGAGGTGGCGCACGGGGGCACGCTCTTCCTCGACGAGGTGGGCGAGCTGCCCCTGGGCCTGCAGGCCAAGCTGCTCACCTTCCTCGACTCGGGCCGCTTCCGGCGCCTGGGCGGCACCACGGAGCACTCCAGCAGCGCGCGCATCGTGGCCGCCACGCACCGCGACCTGCCGGGCCTCATGGCGCGCGGCGAGTTCCGGGAGGACCTGTGGTTCCGCCTGGGCGTCTTCCGCATCGACATCCCGCCCCTGCGCGAGCGCCCCGAGGACATCCTCCCGCTCGCCGAGGGCATCCTCGCCGAGCTGCGCCGGGAGCTGGGGCGTCGGGACGTCTCGCTCGGGCCCCACGCCCGCACCCGGCTCACCGCCTACGCCTTCCCCGGCAACGTGCGCGAGCTGCGCAACGTCCTCGAGCGCGCCCTGGTGATGGAGCCCGGGCCCGAGCTGGAGCTGGACGTGCTCGCGGGCACCAGGCCCGTGCCGGCCGGAGCCCCGGCGGCGAGCCCCCCCGAGCCCAACGCCTTCGTGCTCTCCGGACCGCCACGCGCCCTGGAGGAGGTGGAGCGCGCCTATACCCGCTGGGTGCTGGAGCAGATGGGTGGGCGGCGCATGGAGGCGGCCAAGGTGCTCGGCCTCTCCTACCCCACCTTCCTCAAGCGGCTGGGCGAGGGGACTTGA
- the purF gene encoding amidophosphoribosyltransferase — protein MCGIFGIVGHPEASNLAYLGLHALQHRGQESAGIVASDGERLRAHLSMGHVADIFTVPVIESLPGGAAIGHVRYSTAGGSRLKNAQPLSVEYVGGQMSVAHNGNFVNADELRKSLEADGAIFQSDADTEVVIHLIARSKKATFEDKVVEALSRVKGAYSLLFLAEKKLVAVRDPFGFRPLVLGRLKNSWVLTSETTALDLIEAEFIRELEAGEMVVIDEEGLRTSNPFPPTRLGRCIFEHVYFAKPDSVLFGASVYETRKEMGRQLAREQPVPGADLVIAVPDSGVPAAIGYSQASGIPYDVGLIRSHYVGRTFIEPQQSIRHFGVKLKLSAVRQVLKGKRVVVVDDSIVRGTTSRKIVKMLKAAGATEVHLRISSPPTQWPCYYGIDTPSRQELIASSHSVEEIARYVTADSLGYISLEGLGTAVGDRERNTFCTACFSGKYLTGNFGPASSDEEKKPGPKLVSA, from the coding sequence ATGTGTGGAATCTTCGGAATCGTCGGTCACCCAGAGGCTTCCAACCTGGCGTACCTGGGTCTGCATGCATTGCAGCACCGGGGGCAGGAGTCCGCGGGCATTGTCGCCTCGGATGGGGAGCGGCTGCGCGCGCACCTGTCCATGGGGCACGTGGCGGACATCTTCACCGTGCCGGTCATCGAGTCGCTGCCGGGAGGAGCCGCCATCGGGCACGTGCGCTACTCCACCGCGGGCGGCAGCCGGTTGAAGAACGCCCAGCCCCTGAGCGTGGAGTACGTGGGCGGCCAGATGTCGGTCGCCCATAACGGCAACTTCGTCAACGCCGACGAGCTGCGCAAGTCGCTCGAGGCCGATGGCGCCATCTTCCAGTCGGACGCGGACACCGAGGTCGTCATCCACCTCATCGCCCGCTCCAAGAAGGCCACCTTCGAGGACAAGGTCGTCGAGGCGCTCTCGCGCGTGAAGGGCGCCTACAGCCTGCTCTTCCTCGCCGAGAAGAAGCTCGTGGCGGTGAGGGATCCCTTCGGCTTCCGCCCGCTGGTGCTCGGCCGGCTCAAGAACAGCTGGGTGCTCACCAGCGAGACGACGGCGCTCGACTTGATCGAGGCGGAGTTCATCCGCGAGCTCGAGGCCGGGGAGATGGTCGTCATCGACGAGGAGGGCCTGCGCACCAGCAACCCCTTCCCGCCCACGCGCCTGGGCCGGTGCATCTTCGAGCACGTGTACTTCGCCAAGCCCGACTCGGTCCTCTTCGGCGCCAGCGTGTACGAGACGCGCAAGGAGATGGGCCGGCAGCTCGCGCGCGAGCAGCCCGTGCCGGGGGCGGACCTGGTCATCGCGGTGCCGGACTCGGGCGTGCCCGCGGCCATCGGCTACTCGCAGGCCAGCGGCATCCCCTATGACGTGGGCCTCATCCGCAGCCACTACGTGGGCCGCACCTTCATCGAGCCCCAGCAGTCCATCCGCCACTTCGGCGTGAAGCTCAAGCTGTCCGCGGTGCGCCAGGTGCTCAAGGGCAAGCGCGTGGTGGTGGTGGATGACTCCATCGTGCGCGGCACGACGAGCCGGAAGATCGTGAAGATGCTCAAGGCCGCGGGCGCCACGGAGGTGCACCTGCGCATCTCCTCGCCCCCCACCCAGTGGCCCTGCTACTACGGCATCGACACGCCCAGCCGCCAGGAGCTCATCGCCTCCAGCCACTCCGTGGAGGAGATCGCCCGCTACGTGACGGCGGACTCGCTCGGCTACATCTCCCTGGAGGGCCTGGGCACCGCGGTGGGAGACCGCGAGCGCAACACCTTCTGCACCGCCTGCTTCTCCGGCAAGTACCTCACCGGCAACTTCGGTCCGGCCTCCTCCGACGAGGAGAAGAAGCCCGGGCCCAAGCTCGTCAGCGCCTGA